DNA sequence from the Flavobacteriales bacterium genome:
CTTCCTGGATGGACTGAACGTATTCGTCTTCTTCCGTCAACGGATTGGTATCATCAAACCGGAGGTTGCAAAGTCCGTTGTATGTTTTTGCCAGGCCAAAGTTGAGACAGATCGATTTGGCGTGTCCGATATGAAGGTAACCATTGGGCTCTGGCGGAAAGCGTGTATGCACGCGGGTATACCCCCGGTTCACCAGATCATCCGAAATGATCTGCTCAATAAAATTGGGTGCTTTCTTTGTGATTTCTTCCATAGGGGATCATTTAAAATGAGGGAGACTAAACCTCTGCATGAATTTGCGAAATCCCGGTCTGAATCCGATGAACAATTTCTTCCCTACCTAACAATGCCATCAGATCGAAAAGGGAAGGTCCCCCTCCTATACCGGTTAACACCAACCTCAGGCTGATCATGCCCAAACCTATGGCATACCCTTTGGCCTCAAGCATTTTTTTATATGATTCTTCCAGAACTGTCGGGTTGTCAGCGGGTAGATTTTCGTACACCGCTATCCATTGCTCCAGAATTTCTTTGGACTCAGGTTTCCACTTTTTACGGATGGTAATTTCATCATACGACGCGGGCCGCTGAAAAAAGAACGCTCCCTGAGAAATAATGTCACCAGGAAAAGCGATGCGGTCCTTCATAAGCGCAATCACATGAAGCACAAAACCATCCTCGGCAGTGATGTTATGGTCTTTCAACAAAGGACGCACCAGTTCCAATATTTCGTGGTCTGGCAGTTTACGAAAGTGTTGTTCCTGGAACCAATTTACCTTGGCCATATCAAATCGCGATCCGGATTTGCCTACCCTATCCAGGCTAAAAGCTTCAATCATCTCGGTCAAGGTGAAATATTCCTGCTCCGTGCCCGGATTCCAGCCAAGCATGGCAAGCATATTTAAAAATGTTTCCGGCAAATATCCTTTTTCCGCATATCCATCGGAAACCTCCCCGGTCACCGGATCTTTCCATGCTACCGCAAATACGGGCAATCCCAAGCGATCACAATCTCTCTTGCTGAGTTTTCCCTTTCCATCCGGCTTTAGGATAAGCGGCAAATGTGCAAATTCCGGCCTTTTATCCGACCACCCCAGGTAATCGTAAAGTATCCAATGTAAAGGTGCGGAAGGCAACCATTCTTCACCACGGATCACATGGCTGATCTGCATGTAATAATCGTCTACCACATTCGCAAAATGGTAAGTGGGCAACCCATCTGATTTGAACAGAACCTTGTCATCAAGGCTTGCCAGGTCCACTTCAATCGTTCCCCTGACCAGGTCGGAAAATATCAGCTTACCTTCTCCGGGGAGCTTTATTCTGATGACATGAGGTGTCTTTTTTTCAAGCAGTTCCTTAACTGTGGCGTCATCCAAAGTTAAGCTGTTACGCATGGTCATCCTGGTAATAGCGTCGTACTGCCTTGAAGCACTTTTCTCAGACTCCAGTCGGGTCCTCATTTGATCAAGCTCTTCGGAGGTATCAAAAGCGTAGTATGCGAGTCCTTTCTCGATTAATCCTGCAATTTCCTTTTGATAGATTTCGCTGCGTTCAGATTGACGATAAGGCCCAAACGCACCGGGATTTTCCGGGCTTTCATCCGGAAGTATTCCACACCACGACAGGGATTTTATGATATGTGATTCTGCCCCTTCAACAAACCGCGCCTGGTCGGTATCTTCAATGCGAAGAATGAATTTTCCATGATGCTTTTTGCAAAGCAGGTAATTGTATAGCGCCGTTCGTACCCCACCCATGTGAAGAGGACCTGTGGGACTGGGAGCAAATCTAAGACGCATAAAGTGTTGAAGTTAAATCCGAAAATGAATCGCAAAGATAGCGGTTTATATATGAAACCTTCATACAACTATGCATCCGGCCAGGTATATGTGACTTAGTATTCCATGGATGAGCTTTTTTACAATTCAATATCATTACGGTAATACTTTCTTATCCAATGCAGGAATTCCATTTGGCTCATCAGGTAAAATACTTGACAAACCAAACAAAATCGGTTAGTTTGCGTTACATTTGGTAGGCAACAGAGTGGAGTAAATTCCGTCTTTTGTGTAGTGTGAATTCTCAATTTCGCATCTTTTTGGAGTTTATTATATAAATGACTGCCTGATATGGGCCGCGATGAGCATAGGGTATTGGTAGAAAAACTGGATGAGTTTATCCGGAAGTATTATAAAAACCAGGTTATCCGGGGTTCGCTATATGCAACCGGATTGACCCTGGTCTTTTTTCTTGCACTGAGCACAGCGGAGTACCTGGCACATTTCGAAACCACCGTTCGCACCCTTCTGTTTTGGTCATACCTCGTTGGCACGCTGGCCATCCTGGCCCGACTGATT
Encoded proteins:
- a CDS encoding glutamate--tRNA ligase; protein product: MRLRFAPSPTGPLHMGGVRTALYNYLLCKKHHGKFILRIEDTDQARFVEGAESHIIKSLSWCGILPDESPENPGAFGPYRQSERSEIYQKEIAGLIEKGLAYYAFDTSEELDQMRTRLESEKSASRQYDAITRMTMRNSLTLDDATVKELLEKKTPHVIRIKLPGEGKLIFSDLVRGTIEVDLASLDDKVLFKSDGLPTYHFANVVDDYYMQISHVIRGEEWLPSAPLHWILYDYLGWSDKRPEFAHLPLILKPDGKGKLSKRDCDRLGLPVFAVAWKDPVTGEVSDGYAEKGYLPETFLNMLAMLGWNPGTEQEYFTLTEMIEAFSLDRVGKSGSRFDMAKVNWFQEQHFRKLPDHEILELVRPLLKDHNITAEDGFVLHVIALMKDRIAFPGDIISQGAFFFQRPASYDEITIRKKWKPESKEILEQWIAVYENLPADNPTVLEESYKKMLEAKGYAIGLGMISLRLVLTGIGGGPSLFDLMALLGREEIVHRIQTGISQIHAEV